One Meiothermus sp. QL-1 DNA segment encodes these proteins:
- the lysX gene encoding lysine biosynthesis protein LysX, with translation MLAILYDRIRPDEEMLFKAAEAMGIPFRKVYARQLPMPLGERPSELEGVTCAVERLVSQSKGLAVARYLTSLGIPVVNRPEVIEVCGDKWATSCALAAHGVPQPRTALATEAEEALELIEAMGYPVVMKPVVGSWGRLLAKVNDRDAAEALLEHKEVLGGYQHQLYYLQELVPKPGRDIRAFVVGDTCIAAIYRSSEHWITNTARGGRASNCPVTPELADIAVRAARAVGGGVVAIDLFESERGLLVNEVNHTMEFKNSVHTTGVDIPGKILEYAWGMRLGAGPALSTANAPGD, from the coding sequence ATGCTGGCCATTCTCTACGACCGCATCCGCCCCGACGAAGAGATGCTCTTCAAGGCGGCGGAGGCCATGGGGATTCCCTTCCGCAAGGTCTACGCCCGGCAGCTTCCCATGCCCCTAGGGGAGCGCCCTTCGGAGCTCGAGGGGGTTACCTGTGCGGTAGAGCGCCTGGTCTCGCAAAGCAAGGGCCTGGCCGTTGCGCGCTACCTTACGAGCCTGGGGATTCCGGTGGTGAACCGGCCCGAGGTAATCGAGGTCTGCGGCGACAAGTGGGCCACGAGCTGCGCCCTGGCCGCCCACGGGGTGCCCCAGCCCAGAACCGCCCTGGCCACCGAGGCCGAGGAGGCCCTGGAGCTGATCGAGGCGATGGGCTATCCGGTGGTCATGAAGCCGGTGGTGGGGAGCTGGGGTCGGCTTTTGGCCAAGGTCAACGACCGCGACGCGGCCGAGGCCCTTTTGGAGCACAAGGAGGTGCTGGGCGGCTACCAGCACCAGCTTTACTACCTGCAGGAGCTGGTGCCGAAGCCGGGGCGTGACATACGGGCCTTTGTGGTGGGGGATACCTGCATCGCGGCCATCTACCGCAGCTCCGAGCACTGGATTACCAACACCGCCCGTGGGGGCAGGGCTTCCAACTGCCCGGTGACCCCTGAGCTGGCCGACATAGCGGTGAGGGCCGCCCGGGCGGTGGGCGGTGGGGTGGTGGCCATCGACCTGTTCGAGAGCGAGCGGGGGCTTTTGGTGAACGAGGTCAACCACACCATGGAGTTCAAGAACTCAGTGCACACCACCGGGGTGGACATCCCCGGCAAGATTCTGGAATACGCCTGGGGGATGCGCCTAGGGGCGGGCCCGGCTCTCTCCACGGCCAATGCCCCCGGCGATTAG
- a CDS encoding DUF99 family protein: MRTGGFSRVIGFDDFPFERSHRGNVRVVGVVYNGLRLEGVLSGQVRRDGQNSTRVLVQLIQGSKFYPGLELVMLQGIALAGFNVVDVQGLSRSLGLPVLVVARRRPNLAAVEAALQRVRGGARKWGLIQRAGTLEAVAGVYIQRVGLSLQQAEQTLRRFAVHSRIPEPLRTAHLIAGGIGRGESRARP; encoded by the coding sequence ATGAGAACCGGCGGTTTTTCCCGTGTCATCGGCTTCGACGATTTCCCCTTCGAGCGCAGCCACCGCGGCAACGTGCGGGTCGTAGGGGTGGTGTACAACGGCCTGCGGCTGGAAGGGGTGCTCTCCGGGCAGGTGCGGCGCGACGGCCAAAACAGCACCCGGGTGCTGGTCCAGCTCATCCAGGGTTCCAAGTTCTACCCGGGCCTCGAGCTGGTGATGCTGCAGGGAATTGCCCTGGCCGGCTTCAACGTGGTGGATGTCCAAGGACTCTCCAGGAGCCTGGGGCTGCCGGTGCTGGTGGTGGCCCGGCGCAGGCCCAACCTGGCCGCCGTTGAGGCTGCGCTGCAAAGGGTGCGGGGCGGAGCGCGCAAGTGGGGCCTGATCCAAAGGGCAGGCACCTTAGAAGCGGTGGCCGGGGTCTACATCCAGCGGGTCGGGCTGAGCTTGCAGCAGGCCGAGCAGACCCTGCGGCGCTTTGCGGTGCACTCCCGCATCCCCGAGCCCCTGCGCACCGCCCACCTAATCGCCGGGGGCATTGGCCGTGGAGAGAGCCGGGCCCGCCCCTAG
- the argC gene encoding N-acetyl-gamma-glutamyl-phosphate reductase codes for MEKKTVSIVGASGYAGGEFLRLALQHPYLEVKQATSRRYLGDPVGLVHPNLRGRTHLKFTDPANLEPCDVLVLAMPHGVAAREFEKYQALAPVILDLSADFRLKNLELYKKYYGEDHPRPDLLDAWVYGNPELYREALKTADRIACCGCNATAVILGLYPLLKEGLLAPGPLFSTVLISTSAAGAEPSLASHHPERAGSLRAYKPTGHRHTAEVREHLPGHPEVHLTAIATDRVRGILATTQTFLRPGLGEKEVWAAYRKVYGAEPFIRLVKLKKGIHRYPDPNVVEGTNYCDVGFELEEDTGRLVVISALDNLVKGTAGHAVQSLNIRMGWPETAGLEFSGLHP; via the coding sequence ATGGAGAAGAAAACCGTTTCCATCGTGGGGGCTTCAGGCTACGCGGGAGGGGAGTTCCTGCGGTTGGCGCTGCAGCACCCCTACCTCGAGGTCAAGCAGGCCACCAGCCGGCGCTACCTGGGCGATCCGGTGGGCCTGGTGCACCCCAACCTGCGGGGGCGCACCCACCTGAAGTTCACAGACCCTGCGAACCTCGAGCCCTGCGATGTCCTGGTGCTGGCTATGCCCCACGGGGTGGCCGCTCGGGAGTTCGAGAAGTACCAGGCGCTGGCCCCCGTCATCCTAGACCTTTCGGCGGATTTTCGCCTGAAGAACCTGGAGCTCTACAAAAAGTACTACGGCGAGGACCATCCCCGCCCCGATCTTCTGGACGCATGGGTCTACGGCAACCCCGAGCTCTACCGCGAAGCCCTAAAGACGGCCGACCGCATCGCCTGCTGTGGCTGCAACGCCACGGCGGTCATCCTGGGGCTTTATCCCCTTCTGAAGGAGGGCCTTTTGGCCCCGGGGCCCCTTTTCTCCACCGTCTTGATCTCCACCAGCGCGGCCGGGGCCGAGCCCAGCCTGGCCTCGCACCACCCCGAGCGGGCCGGGAGCCTCAGGGCCTACAAGCCCACCGGCCACCGCCACACCGCCGAGGTGCGCGAGCACCTGCCGGGGCACCCCGAGGTGCACCTTACCGCCATCGCCACCGACCGGGTGCGGGGCATACTGGCCACCACCCAGACCTTTTTGCGCCCCGGGCTGGGCGAGAAGGAGGTGTGGGCGGCCTACCGCAAGGTCTACGGCGCAGAGCCTTTCATCCGGCTGGTCAAGCTGAAAAAGGGCATTCACCGCTACCCCGACCCCAACGTGGTGGAGGGCACCAACTACTGCGACGTGGGCTTTGAGCTGGAGGAGGACACCGGGCGGCTGGTGGTAATCTCGGCCCTCGACAACCTGGTCAAGGGCACGGCCGGCCATGCCGTCCAAAGCCTCAACATCCGCATGGGCTGGCCCGAGACAGCGGGGCTGGAGTTTAGCGGGCTTCACCCTTGA
- the panB gene encoding 3-methyl-2-oxobutanoate hydroxymethyltransferase, with protein sequence MVRVTDFAEAKRRGRKLKMLTAYDYPTARILDAAGIDAILVGDSLGMVVLGYEDTTRVTLEDMLHHTRAVVRGARRAMVIADMPFLSYHLGVYESVRAAGRLVQEGGCKAVKLEGGMEVLRSVRAIRAAGIPVMGHLGYTPQSVHLFGGHRAQGRTLESARQIVRSALALQEAGVFALVLELVPHRLATWLSQRLDIPTIGIGSGPGCDGQVLVTQDMLGLFPDFNPRHVRKYQDLHGLCLEAVRNYARDVESGAFPTAEHSFSLDEGVLEALEKEF encoded by the coding sequence ATGGTCAGGGTTACCGATTTCGCAGAGGCCAAGCGGCGCGGGCGCAAGCTGAAGATGCTCACCGCCTACGACTACCCCACGGCGCGCATCCTCGATGCTGCGGGGATAGACGCCATCCTGGTAGGGGACTCGCTGGGGATGGTGGTGCTGGGCTATGAGGACACCACCCGGGTTACCCTCGAGGACATGCTGCACCACACCAGGGCGGTGGTCCGGGGGGCTCGGCGGGCCATGGTGATTGCCGACATGCCCTTTTTGAGTTACCACCTGGGGGTGTACGAAAGCGTGCGGGCCGCGGGCCGGCTGGTGCAGGAAGGGGGCTGCAAGGCGGTGAAGCTGGAGGGAGGGATGGAGGTGCTGAGGAGTGTGCGGGCTATTCGGGCGGCCGGGATTCCGGTGATGGGGCACCTGGGCTACACCCCTCAGTCGGTCCATCTTTTTGGAGGGCACCGGGCCCAGGGCCGCACCCTGGAAAGCGCCCGCCAGATTGTGCGAAGCGCGCTGGCGCTGCAGGAGGCCGGCGTGTTCGCGCTGGTGCTGGAGCTGGTGCCCCACCGGCTTGCCACCTGGCTCAGCCAGCGGCTCGATATACCCACCATCGGGATTGGCTCAGGGCCGGGGTGCGACGGCCAGGTGCTGGTGACCCAGGACATGCTGGGGCTTTTCCCTGACTTCAACCCCCGCCACGTGCGCAAGTACCAGGACCTGCACGGGCTTTGCCTGGAAGCGGTACGCAACTATGCCCGCGATGTGGAGAGTGGGGCTTTCCCCACAGCAGAGCACTCCTTCAGCCTGGATGAAGGGGTGCTCGAGGCCCTGGAGAAGGAGTTCTGA
- the panC gene encoding pantoate--beta-alanine ligase, protein MRLVRTIAELREVLAKERQAGSIGLVPTMGYLHQGHLSLVEASRARDRYTVMSIFVNPIQFGPNEDFARYPRDLERDCAMAEAAGVDLLFYPGADEMYPTGYCTYVTVEGLSERLCGRFRPGHFRGVTTVVSKLFHLVQPQRAYFGQKDAQQVAVLRKMVRDLNFDLEIVVCPTVREPDGLALSSRNVYLSPAERQAATVLSRALFWARDQVQAGERRAAVLLEGMRRMIEAEPLCRIEYLEIVDAESLEPLDRLSGSVLIALAAYFGKTRLIDNVLLEGV, encoded by the coding sequence ATGCGCCTGGTTCGAACCATCGCCGAGCTGCGGGAGGTGCTGGCCAAGGAGCGCCAGGCTGGGAGCATAGGCCTGGTGCCCACCATGGGCTATTTGCACCAGGGCCACCTCTCGCTGGTGGAAGCCTCGCGCGCTCGTGACCGCTATACGGTCATGAGCATCTTCGTCAACCCCATTCAGTTCGGCCCCAACGAGGATTTTGCCCGTTATCCCCGCGACCTGGAGCGCGATTGCGCCATGGCCGAGGCGGCAGGGGTAGACCTTTTGTTTTATCCCGGGGCCGACGAGATGTACCCCACGGGCTATTGCACCTACGTGACGGTGGAGGGGCTTTCCGAACGCCTGTGTGGCCGTTTCCGCCCCGGCCACTTTCGGGGCGTGACCACCGTGGTCAGCAAGCTTTTCCACCTGGTGCAGCCCCAGCGGGCCTATTTTGGCCAGAAGGACGCCCAGCAGGTTGCAGTGCTGCGCAAGATGGTGCGCGACCTCAACTTCGACCTTGAAATTGTCGTCTGCCCGACGGTGCGCGAGCCCGACGGCCTGGCTCTGAGCTCGCGCAACGTTTACCTAAGCCCCGCTGAGCGGCAGGCAGCCACGGTGCTCTCGCGGGCCTTGTTCTGGGCCAGGGACCAGGTGCAAGCAGGGGAGCGCCGGGCTGCGGTGTTGCTGGAGGGGATGCGGCGGATGATTGAGGCCGAGCCTCTGTGCCGGATTGAGTACCTTGAAATCGTGGACGCCGAGAGCCTCGAGCCCCTCGACCGCCTAAGCGGCAGCGTGCTCATAGCCCTGGCGGCCTACTTCGGCAAGACCCGGCTGATCGACAACGTCCTGCTGGAAGGGGTGTGA
- the yjjX gene encoding inosine/xanthosine triphosphatase, with the protein MILVGSTNPAKLEPARQVFAEVFPGLGVQGVEVASGVRDQPIGYEETLLGALNRARAALAWPGAVFGVGLEAGVEFDAEGAWLFNVAVILRVDGRKGLARGGSVLLPPRVAERVRGGEELGRVMDELVGQKDTKKGLGAVGVLTLARLERMEFWRHTLELALPPFLRPELYP; encoded by the coding sequence ATGATCCTCGTGGGCAGCACCAACCCGGCCAAGCTCGAGCCGGCCCGGCAGGTTTTCGCCGAGGTCTTTCCGGGGCTGGGGGTGCAGGGGGTGGAGGTGGCGAGCGGGGTGCGTGACCAGCCCATCGGCTACGAGGAGACCCTTCTGGGGGCGCTAAACCGGGCGCGGGCTGCCTTGGCCTGGCCGGGGGCGGTCTTTGGGGTGGGGCTCGAGGCGGGGGTGGAGTTTGACGCGGAAGGGGCCTGGCTTTTCAATGTGGCGGTAATCCTGCGGGTTGATGGAAGGAAGGGCCTGGCGCGGGGGGGCTCGGTTCTGCTGCCCCCCAGGGTGGCAGAGCGGGTGCGGGGAGGGGAGGAGCTGGGCCGGGTGATGGACGAGCTGGTGGGACAGAAGGACACCAAAAAGGGCCTCGGGGCGGTGGGCGTCCTTACCCTGGCCCGCCTCGAGCGCATGGAGTTCTGGCGGCATACCCTGGAGCTGGCCCTGCCGCCTTTTCTGCGCCCCGAGCTGTACCCCTAG
- a CDS encoding [LysW]-aminoadipate kinase, producing the protein MIVVKVGGAEGINYEAVAKDAATLWNEGQRLILVHGGSSETNRIAEALGHPPQFLTHPGGLTSRLTDRKTLEIFEMVYCGLVNKRIVELLQREGVNAVGLSGLDGRIFEGRRKDAVKYIENGKIKIHRGDYTGTVERVNTALLGLLLDAGYLPVLTPPAISYQGEAINTDGDTAAAMLARALGAEALLLLSNVPGLLANFPDESSLIREIPAERAGDPQYLAVAQGRMKKKVLGAVEAVRGGVGRVVFGDARIERPIRAALEGQGTVVR; encoded by the coding sequence ATGATTGTGGTGAAGGTAGGCGGTGCTGAGGGCATCAACTACGAGGCAGTGGCCAAGGACGCTGCGACGCTGTGGAATGAGGGCCAGCGGCTCATCCTGGTGCACGGGGGCAGCAGCGAGACCAACCGGATTGCGGAGGCCCTGGGCCATCCCCCGCAGTTCCTTACCCATCCCGGCGGCCTCACCAGCCGCCTCACCGACCGCAAGACCTTGGAGATATTCGAGATGGTCTACTGCGGTCTGGTCAACAAGCGCATAGTGGAGCTGTTGCAGCGCGAGGGGGTGAACGCCGTAGGCCTTTCAGGGCTGGACGGGCGAATCTTCGAGGGCAGGCGCAAGGATGCGGTCAAGTACATCGAAAACGGGAAGATCAAGATTCACCGGGGCGACTACACGGGTACGGTGGAGAGGGTGAACACCGCCCTGCTGGGCCTGCTTCTGGACGCGGGCTACCTGCCGGTGCTCACCCCACCGGCCATCTCCTACCAGGGCGAGGCCATCAACACCGATGGCGATACGGCTGCGGCCATGCTGGCCAGGGCTCTTGGCGCCGAGGCGCTGCTGCTTCTTTCCAACGTGCCGGGCCTGCTGGCCAACTTCCCCGATGAGTCGAGCCTAATCCGGGAGATTCCCGCCGAGCGGGCCGGCGACCCGCAGTACCTGGCCGTGGCCCAGGGCCGGATGAAGAAAAAGGTGCTGGGCGCGGTGGAGGCGGTTCGGGGCGGGGTGGGCCGGGTGGTCTTTGGCGATGCCCGCATCGAACGCCCCATCCGGGCGGCCCTGGAGGGCCAGGGCACGGTGGTGCGCTAA
- the metK gene encoding methionine adenosyltransferase, which yields MRRLVTSESVTEGHPDKLADRISDAILDAILAKDPEARVACETLVTTGLVMVAGEITTQAYVDIPRLVRQTVLEVGYTRAKYGFDGDTCAVLTAIDEQSPDIAGGVNESWEWRVLGSRDELDRIGAGDQGLMFGYATDETPELMPLPISLAHRLTRRLAEARKTGEIPYLRPDGKAQVTVVYEGQKPLYVGTALVSAQHSEEVEADQIAHDIRTKVIERAIPEQYLSKETLYLVNPSGKFVIGGPHGDTGLTGRKIIVDTYGGAVPHGGGAFSGKDPTKVDRSAAYYARYMAKNIVAAGLAKRALVELAYAIGKARPVGMRVETFGTGTVSDEKLTEAAQKVFDARPRAIIEQLELRRPIYTPTSAYGHFGREGFPWERTDRIEALQRAL from the coding sequence TTGCGACGACTGGTGACTTCGGAATCGGTGACGGAGGGGCACCCCGACAAGCTGGCCGACCGCATCTCCGATGCGATTCTGGACGCAATCCTAGCCAAAGACCCGGAGGCCCGGGTGGCCTGCGAAACCCTGGTGACCACCGGGCTGGTGATGGTGGCCGGGGAGATCACCACCCAGGCCTACGTGGACATCCCCCGGTTGGTACGCCAGACCGTGCTCGAGGTGGGCTATACCCGGGCCAAGTACGGTTTTGACGGGGATACCTGCGCGGTGCTCACCGCCATTGACGAGCAGTCGCCCGATATCGCCGGAGGGGTCAACGAGTCTTGGGAGTGGCGGGTGCTGGGCTCCCGGGACGAGCTCGACCGCATTGGGGCTGGCGACCAGGGGCTGATGTTCGGCTACGCCACCGACGAAACCCCTGAGCTGATGCCCCTGCCCATCTCGCTGGCCCACCGCCTGACCCGGCGCCTGGCCGAGGCCCGCAAGACCGGCGAGATTCCCTATCTGCGCCCCGACGGCAAGGCCCAGGTAACGGTGGTCTACGAAGGCCAGAAGCCCCTGTACGTGGGCACCGCCCTGGTTTCGGCGCAGCACTCCGAGGAGGTGGAGGCCGACCAGATCGCCCACGACATCCGCACCAAGGTGATCGAGCGGGCCATTCCCGAGCAGTACCTGAGCAAGGAGACCCTCTACCTGGTCAACCCTTCGGGCAAGTTTGTAATCGGCGGCCCTCACGGCGACACCGGCCTCACCGGGCGCAAGATCATCGTGGACACTTATGGCGGGGCGGTGCCCCACGGCGGGGGGGCCTTCAGCGGCAAGGACCCCACCAAGGTGGACCGCTCGGCGGCCTACTACGCGCGCTATATGGCCAAGAACATCGTGGCCGCCGGGCTGGCCAAGCGAGCCCTGGTGGAGCTGGCCTACGCCATCGGCAAGGCCCGCCCGGTGGGCATGCGGGTGGAGACCTTCGGCACAGGCACAGTCTCGGATGAGAAGCTAACCGAAGCGGCCCAGAAGGTCTTCGACGCCCGCCCGCGGGCCATTATCGAGCAGCTCGAGCTGCGGCGCCCCATCTACACCCCCACCTCGGCCTACGGGCACTTTGGCCGCGAAGGCTTCCCCTGGGAACGAACCGACCGAATCGAGGCGCTGCAGCGCGCCCTTTAG
- a CDS encoding GAF domain-containing protein: MSAFYQGMLALLRELVDSPSPEALLRVALERALRLIPGAQAGSALLREGPRYRFAALQGHAIPLPDYPISLEAQLRWYGGSLEEALEARPRITRASPDLSGLAPQDRRSLQPINWSLNIPLPILNRVEAWLCLDRFEAAPFPQETLAYAKELGQSLVVALLALKERQNTQARLEREERLARALAALGAFQEAKELWQALPQLMLEVLGAESAVVLQREGDELVVAFAANWEAPLGHRIPRGKGIAWGALERRRVEMIAWDDPRVYLRPEALRDHYAVYVPLHDGGQQDFGVVAAYAQGPFGAEDIAVLEAFGQGVGQALARLLAQAAQARELTRLKTLAQISSQLSSLCSTEELLRRVVTVALEQTRASTSLLCLYRPDEDLLEIAAAAGYAAENAPGARFGRGQGLAWRVLESRQPLYLPDASSHPEAVYLSGRRTRGSYLGVPLSDPEGRLMGVLSVDTAGVGGDLQPHDRYVMEALAEVTGVVYSRLRALEKAWQETTRYRRLVQMSAELESLEEPASMARRALETLIELTGFSAGGFYQLKQEQGLVQLIVGHEETGQKRLGHFAKLPVVLGQGFMGLALATGRVQHIEDYQTWEGAWPALKPHNLRTLLTAPLFLRGAPYGALTLASFDRRTEVSEEDKALLEAVARRLERALERAAHLEEIHRTREDALRALGLGLELRDLETRGHTERVVALSEALGRALGFPDLEGLRLGAYLHDLGKLAIPDAILLKPGPLTEAEWRTMQSHCDIGFGMLESLGFLSQTARNIVRYHHERMDGSGYPFGLKGEEIPLEARLFAVVDVYDALMHERPYKPAWSQAEALEELERQAGRTLDAGVVRTFIRLVTAPTRIRKHP, translated from the coding sequence ATGAGCGCGTTTTACCAGGGAATGCTGGCGCTATTACGGGAGCTGGTGGACAGCCCCAGCCCCGAGGCGCTGCTGCGGGTGGCGCTGGAGCGGGCTCTGCGGCTTATCCCGGGCGCCCAAGCCGGCTCGGCCCTGCTGAGGGAAGGCCCCCGCTATCGTTTTGCGGCCCTGCAGGGCCATGCCATACCCCTGCCCGACTACCCCATCAGCCTGGAGGCCCAGCTCCGCTGGTACGGCGGCAGCCTGGAGGAAGCCCTCGAGGCCAGGCCCCGAATCACGCGGGCCAGCCCCGACCTGAGCGGCCTTGCCCCCCAGGACCGACGAAGCCTGCAACCCATTAACTGGTCCCTCAACATCCCCCTGCCCATTCTCAACCGGGTGGAGGCCTGGCTTTGCCTGGACCGCTTTGAGGCCGCACCCTTTCCCCAAGAAACCCTCGCCTACGCAAAGGAGCTGGGCCAGAGCCTGGTGGTCGCGCTGCTAGCCCTCAAGGAGCGGCAAAACACCCAGGCCCGGCTCGAGCGGGAAGAACGCCTGGCGCGGGCACTGGCCGCCCTGGGGGCTTTCCAGGAAGCCAAGGAGCTGTGGCAGGCCCTGCCCCAGCTTATGCTGGAGGTCCTGGGCGCGGAAAGCGCGGTGGTGCTACAGCGAGAGGGGGACGAACTCGTGGTGGCCTTCGCAGCCAACTGGGAGGCTCCCCTTGGCCACCGCATTCCCCGGGGGAAAGGCATCGCCTGGGGCGCTTTGGAGAGGCGTAGGGTGGAGATGATCGCCTGGGACGACCCCCGGGTCTACCTGAGGCCGGAAGCGCTGCGCGACCACTACGCCGTGTACGTACCCCTACACGACGGAGGCCAACAGGACTTCGGGGTGGTGGCCGCTTACGCCCAGGGGCCCTTCGGGGCGGAGGACATAGCGGTGCTGGAAGCCTTCGGCCAGGGCGTGGGGCAGGCCCTGGCCCGGCTTTTGGCCCAGGCTGCCCAGGCCCGCGAGCTTACCCGGCTCAAGACCCTAGCCCAGATCAGCTCCCAGCTAAGCAGCCTGTGCTCCACCGAAGAGCTCTTGCGGCGGGTGGTGACGGTGGCCCTCGAGCAAACCCGAGCCTCCACCAGCCTGCTCTGCCTCTACCGGCCGGACGAGGACCTGCTCGAAATAGCCGCTGCAGCAGGCTACGCTGCGGAAAACGCCCCAGGGGCCCGCTTTGGGCGGGGCCAGGGATTGGCCTGGCGGGTGCTGGAGTCGCGCCAACCCCTCTACCTGCCCGATGCCTCCTCCCATCCCGAGGCCGTCTACCTCTCCGGACGGCGAACGCGGGGGAGCTACCTGGGGGTACCCCTGAGCGACCCTGAGGGCCGGCTGATGGGGGTACTCTCGGTGGACACCGCAGGGGTAGGGGGCGACCTCCAGCCCCACGACCGGTACGTGATGGAGGCCCTGGCCGAGGTCACCGGGGTGGTCTACTCCCGGCTGAGGGCGCTGGAAAAGGCCTGGCAGGAGACCACGCGCTACCGCCGGCTGGTGCAGATGTCGGCCGAGCTGGAGAGCCTGGAGGAGCCGGCCTCCATGGCCCGGCGGGCCCTGGAGACCCTGATCGAGCTGACCGGGTTTTCGGCGGGGGGGTTCTACCAGCTAAAGCAGGAACAAGGGCTGGTGCAGCTCATCGTGGGGCATGAAGAGACGGGCCAAAAGCGCCTCGGTCACTTCGCCAAGCTGCCGGTGGTGCTGGGGCAGGGCTTCATGGGCCTGGCCCTGGCCACCGGCCGGGTGCAGCACATCGAGGACTACCAAACCTGGGAGGGAGCCTGGCCTGCGCTCAAACCCCACAACCTGCGCACCCTGCTTACCGCGCCGCTGTTTCTGCGCGGGGCACCCTACGGGGCCCTGACCTTGGCCAGCTTCGACCGCAGGACCGAGGTTTCGGAAGAAGATAAAGCCCTATTAGAAGCGGTGGCCCGGCGGCTCGAGCGGGCCCTGGAGCGGGCTGCTCACCTGGAGGAGATCCACCGTACCCGCGAGGACGCCCTGAGGGCCTTGGGGCTTGGGCTGGAGCTGCGCGACCTGGAGACCAGGGGGCACACCGAGCGGGTGGTGGCCCTGAGCGAGGCCTTGGGAAGAGCCCTGGGTTTTCCCGACCTGGAAGGGCTGCGCCTGGGGGCCTACCTACACGACCTGGGCAAGCTGGCCATCCCTGACGCCATCCTGCTCAAACCAGGCCCCCTCACCGAGGCCGAGTGGCGCACCATGCAAAGCCATTGCGACATAGGCTTTGGCATGCTGGAAAGCCTGGGATTTCTCTCCCAGACCGCGCGCAACATCGTGCGCTACCATCACGAGCGGATGGATGGCTCGGGCTATCCTTTTGGCCTCAAAGGGGAGGAAATCCCCTTAGAGGCCCGTCTATTCGCGGTGGTGGACGTCTACGACGCCCTGATGCACGAGCGCCCCTACAAGCCGGCCTGGAGCCAGGCCGAGGCCCTGGAGGAGCTGGAGCGCCAGGCTGGGCGCACGCTGGACGCTGGGGTGGTGCGGACCTTCATCCGGCTGGTTACCGCGCCCACCCGCATCCGCAAGCATCCCTGA
- a CDS encoding DUF4127 family protein translates to MRSLWLTLGLLSSLAWAYPSGVVYIPLDDRPPNWSPCRWELVRCPPREVYRGRKGADLALLWGWLVGQPGQMLVASLDALVYGGLVQSRSARVSVEEARRRLGVLRYWQATWGPVLAFGVIPRHPDAVDRGRNLALLRGLEGFSYVEAPWDDALPGSPAVAEAATLDLPTRPGADEAGQVMLLRALNPGLRVRVLYDHPQAPEQIARYDGIALGESVRRLLASAKAIEVSERPDLVLLVYTGRDPRQGLLGVLQGLRQAPVAIADIARVNRGDPALMRYLLALDLYPALAAYAAWGTPSNNLGAALAQGGLFAPLPCQRAGNPSGFCEQRRTRALAQAYLEYLWGEVGRPWVRAHFTEPLGEEAAHHTLKRLQAEPMPRFPRGALVPTHLRFPWQRSFEAEWAYRFSGED, encoded by the coding sequence ATGCGGAGTCTTTGGCTTACCCTGGGGCTGCTCTCATCGCTGGCCTGGGCCTACCCCAGCGGGGTGGTGTACATACCCCTCGACGACCGACCCCCCAACTGGTCGCCCTGCCGCTGGGAACTGGTGCGCTGCCCACCGCGGGAAGTCTACCGGGGCCGCAAAGGGGCCGATCTGGCCCTGCTGTGGGGCTGGCTGGTGGGCCAGCCGGGGCAGATGCTGGTGGCCAGCCTGGACGCTTTGGTCTACGGTGGCCTGGTGCAAAGCCGCAGCGCCCGGGTTTCCGTAGAGGAGGCCCGACGACGCCTGGGGGTGCTCCGCTACTGGCAGGCCACCTGGGGCCCGGTGTTGGCCTTCGGGGTCATACCCCGCCACCCCGACGCGGTGGACCGAGGGCGCAACCTGGCCCTGCTGCGGGGCCTGGAGGGGTTCAGCTACGTGGAGGCCCCCTGGGACGACGCCCTGCCCGGTTCCCCGGCTGTGGCCGAGGCCGCCACCCTGGACCTGCCCACCCGCCCCGGGGCCGACGAAGCCGGGCAGGTAATGCTGCTCAGAGCCCTAAACCCCGGGCTGCGCGTGCGGGTCCTCTACGACCACCCCCAGGCCCCCGAGCAAATCGCCCGCTACGACGGGATTGCGCTGGGGGAGTCGGTGCGGCGGCTTTTGGCCTCGGCAAAGGCCATCGAGGTCTCCGAGCGGCCCGACCTGGTGCTTCTGGTCTACACCGGCCGCGACCCCCGCCAGGGCCTCCTAGGTGTGCTCCAGGGTCTTCGCCAGGCCCCTGTGGCAATCGCCGATATCGCCCGGGTCAACCGAGGCGACCCCGCCCTGATGCGCTACCTGCTGGCCCTGGACCTCTACCCTGCCCTGGCCGCCTATGCGGCCTGGGGCACCCCCAGCAACAACCTGGGCGCGGCCCTGGCCCAAGGCGGCCTGTTTGCCCCTCTTCCCTGCCAGCGGGCCGGCAACCCCAGCGGCTTCTGTGAGCAGAGGCGCACCCGGGCCCTGGCCCAGGCCTACCTGGAGTACCTGTGGGGGGAGGTGGGCCGGCCCTGGGTGCGGGCCCACTTCACCGAGCCCTTGGGGGAAGAGGCTGCCCACCATACCCTAAAGCGGCTCCAGGCCGAGCCCATGCCCCGCTTCCCCAGGGGGGCGCTCGTGCCCACCCACCTGCGCTTCCCCTGGCAGCGCAGCTTTGAGGCGGAGTGGGCCTACCGTTTTTCAGGTGAAGATTAA